One Acidimicrobiales bacterium DNA window includes the following coding sequences:
- a CDS encoding ATP-binding cassette domain-containing protein, giving the protein MAPAVPALRFDAVSYRVGDTMALRGVDWTVEAGERWVVLGPNGAGKTSLLRLAGAYDHPTVGTVDVLGCRLGRVDVRALRTRIGMASGSVARMLRPGVTALEIVLAGQHAALETWWHDYSDADRARAQSLLDAAGFGYTSERSFGVLSEGERQQMQLARTLMGEPELLLLDEPAAGLDVGGRERLVTRLAALAADPSTPPTVFVTHHVEEIPSGFTSALLLRAGQVVAAGPLAETLTSESLSECFGLALRLRAEDGRYTCRAS; this is encoded by the coding sequence ATGGCTCCGGCAGTACCCGCCCTCCGCTTCGACGCGGTGTCGTACCGAGTGGGTGACACCATGGCCTTGCGTGGCGTGGACTGGACGGTGGAGGCGGGCGAACGGTGGGTGGTGCTCGGCCCCAACGGCGCAGGCAAGACGTCGTTGCTGCGGCTGGCGGGCGCCTACGACCACCCCACTGTCGGCACGGTCGACGTGTTGGGGTGCCGGCTGGGGCGGGTCGACGTGCGGGCGTTGCGCACCCGCATCGGCATGGCCAGCGGGTCGGTGGCCCGCATGCTGCGGCCCGGCGTCACCGCCTTGGAGATCGTCCTGGCCGGGCAGCATGCGGCGCTGGAGACGTGGTGGCACGACTACAGCGACGCGGACCGAGCCCGGGCGCAGTCGCTGCTCGACGCCGCGGGCTTCGGCTACACGTCCGAGCGCTCGTTCGGGGTGCTGTCGGAGGGCGAGCGCCAGCAAATGCAGTTGGCCCGTACGCTGATGGGCGAACCCGAACTGCTCCTGCTCGACGAGCCCGCCGCAGGCCTCGACGTCGGTGGACGAGAACGGCTCGTCACCCGGCTTGCCGCCCTGGCCGCCGACCCCTCGACGCCGCCGACGGTGTTCGTCACCCACCACGTGGAGGAGATCCCCAGCGGGTTCACGTCCGCCTTGCTCCTGCGGGCGGGCCAGGTGGTCGCCGCCGGCCCGCTGGCCGAGACGCTGACCTCGGAGAGCTTGTCGGAATGCTTCGGGTTGGCCCTGCGGCTGCGGGCCGAGGATGGGCGGTACACGTGTCGGGCGTCGTAG
- a CDS encoding DUF4202 domain-containing protein has translation MDRLTAAFEAIDAANADDPNTLVIRGEVRPKEVGHAELATEWLARLRPDADEALRLAVRAAHVRRFAIPRSSYPDGRAGYLRWRKALKDMHMAEVGRILGALGYDERTVWRVQNIVGKRGLGTDPDVQVLEDVLCLVFLETQLSDLADKLEPEHIVEVIRKTLPKMSDEAKVVALGLDLPADDHALLERAVGA, from the coding sequence GTGGATCGCCTCACCGCCGCCTTCGAGGCCATCGACGCCGCCAACGCGGACGACCCCAACACCCTCGTCATCCGCGGCGAAGTGCGGCCCAAGGAAGTCGGCCACGCCGAGCTGGCCACCGAGTGGTTGGCCCGCCTGCGGCCCGACGCCGACGAGGCGCTGCGCCTGGCCGTGCGGGCGGCCCACGTCCGGCGCTTCGCCATCCCCCGCAGCAGCTACCCCGACGGGCGGGCCGGCTACCTGCGCTGGCGCAAGGCGCTCAAGGACATGCACATGGCCGAGGTCGGCCGCATCCTCGGCGCCCTTGGCTACGACGAGCGCACGGTGTGGCGGGTGCAGAACATCGTGGGCAAGCGGGGGCTGGGCACCGACCCCGACGTGCAGGTGCTGGAGGACGTGTTGTGCCTCGTCTTCTTGGAAACCCAACTCTCCGACCTGGCCGACAAGTTGGAGCCCGAGCACATCGTCGAGGTCATCCGCAAGACCCTGCCCAAGATGTCGGACGAGGCCAAGGTGGTAGCGCTCGGGCTCGACCTGCCTGCCGACGATCACGCCCTGCTGGAACGGGCGGTCGGGGCATGA
- a CDS encoding DivIVA domain-containing protein encodes MSTIEDFEVDDQLDDIRVVDEPVDESASARIRTARFREKLRGYHPDDVDGFLEQLSLLVGDLEAQLADATGRLDEAQQRTTVATVNEQTVRRTLVLAQRTAELAVTEAQSRAAAIVAEAEEQARSRVAAVEAEVQATREVEEARLRDDLARLEEARAEAERDLAELANRRAEEHARLTEALGDLASVVDARLR; translated from the coding sequence ATGAGCACGATCGAAGACTTCGAGGTGGACGACCAGCTCGACGACATCCGCGTCGTCGACGAGCCGGTCGACGAGAGCGCGTCGGCGCGCATCCGCACGGCCCGCTTCCGGGAGAAGCTGCGGGGCTACCACCCCGACGACGTCGACGGCTTCCTTGAACAGCTCTCGTTGTTGGTGGGCGACCTCGAGGCCCAGTTGGCCGACGCCACCGGTCGCCTCGACGAGGCGCAGCAGCGCACGACGGTGGCCACCGTCAACGAACAGACGGTGCGGCGCACGTTGGTGCTGGCCCAGCGCACGGCCGAACTGGCGGTGACCGAGGCCCAGAGCCGGGCTGCCGCCATCGTGGCCGAGGCCGAGGAGCAGGCCCGCAGCCGCGTGGCCGCCGTCGAAGCCGAGGTGCAGGCCACCCGCGAGGTCGAGGAAGCCCGCCTGCGCGACGACCTGGCCCGGCTGGAAGAGGCCCGGGCCGAGGCCGAGCGTGACCTGGCCGAACTGGCCAACCGGCGGGCCGAGGAGCACGCCCGCCTCACCGAGGCACTGGGCGACCTGGCCTCGGTGGTCGACGCCCGCCTGCGCTAG